The following are encoded together in the Candidatus Flexicrinis proximus genome:
- a CDS encoding carotenoid 1,2-hydratase → MLKVAFAFAVVIVVALIGFSLINGGSGESITASAEFLAPDADASLFARADAPYDWDFPRDYGSHNAFQTEWWYYTGNVADAAGRRFGYQFTVFRRAIAPASGEPASASEFRTTQVYMAHFTLSDIASQRFFHEQRFSRGGVDLAFALPDDNQPSAPYRVALENWQVRAADAPDTFTLTASSTNGFSVDFTLTDLKGPVLQGDAGLSAKSSLPGSASYYYSQPRLLTEGTLTIGEQAFTVSGATWMDHEFSTSALGENALGWDWFGLHFDDGRELMIGQIRLLDGGKEPAFGGLLIETDGSTRYLPADQFTITSTAAWTSPHTSAVYPSGWQIEILGDGGFDFAVTPLQPDQELYDSDPSYWEGAVALSGSVTGYGYAELTGYVQAMTRRF, encoded by the coding sequence ATGCTCAAAGTCGCGTTTGCGTTTGCTGTGGTGATCGTCGTCGCGCTCATCGGCTTCAGCCTGATTAACGGCGGCTCCGGTGAGTCGATCACAGCCAGCGCGGAGTTTCTTGCCCCGGATGCGGACGCGAGCCTGTTCGCCCGCGCCGACGCCCCCTATGACTGGGACTTCCCCCGCGATTACGGGTCCCACAACGCTTTCCAGACCGAGTGGTGGTACTACACCGGCAACGTCGCTGACGCCGCCGGCCGCCGCTTCGGCTACCAGTTCACCGTCTTCCGCCGTGCCATCGCGCCCGCCAGCGGGGAACCCGCCTCGGCGTCGGAGTTCCGCACCACCCAGGTCTACATGGCGCACTTCACCCTCAGCGATATCGCCTCCCAGCGCTTCTTCCACGAACAGCGCTTCAGCCGCGGCGGCGTCGATCTTGCCTTCGCGCTCCCTGACGACAACCAGCCGTCTGCCCCCTATCGTGTCGCCCTGGAGAACTGGCAGGTTCGCGCCGCCGACGCGCCCGATACCTTCACGCTCACGGCCTCCAGTACCAACGGCTTCAGTGTCGACTTCACCCTGACCGATCTCAAGGGGCCGGTGCTGCAGGGAGACGCAGGACTCAGCGCCAAGTCCAGCCTCCCTGGCAGCGCCAGCTACTACTACAGCCAGCCGCGACTCTTGACTGAAGGCACGCTCACCATCGGTGAGCAGGCCTTTACCGTTTCCGGCGCCACCTGGATGGACCACGAGTTCAGCACCAGCGCGCTCGGCGAAAACGCGCTCGGCTGGGATTGGTTCGGTCTCCACTTCGACGACGGCCGTGAGTTGATGATCGGTCAGATCCGGCTGCTGGATGGCGGCAAGGAGCCGGCATTCGGTGGCCTGCTGATCGAAACTGACGGCTCGACCCGTTATCTTCCCGCCGATCAGTTCACGATCACCTCGACCGCCGCCTGGACCAGCCCGCACACCTCCGCGGTCTATCCCTCCGGCTGGCAGATCGAAATCCTGGGTGATGGCGGCTTCGACTTTGCCGTCACCCCGCTTCAGCCCGACCAGGAACTCTACGATTCTGACCCGTCCTACTGGGAAGGCGCCGTCGCCCTCTCTGGGAGCGTCACCGGCTATGGCTACGCGGAGCTGACCGGCTATGTCCAGGCCATGACCCGCCGTTTCTAG
- a CDS encoding WXG100 family type VII secretion target yields the protein MPGSSDKIQVRYGDLEQIVQTLVSLTDSTGTLRTGLLHQMDVLQSGGWVGGGAQSFFSEMEHLMFTALDRLENALSNASGVIRHAADLFSEAEQQTAALFRGEGGGFGPSVSGILRENTVLPGAKFEFIVAPGGGGGLSDFASIKGGVKFAAGQLIKNPTLISNLARVFTGGGSAGAVDDLVSLGRKLHIEQGLALGAKVVAGGAGGLIDFAFLPPDQQNAESFGVQLTSGLIQGAVTLNPIGAGVMLGNGVVQVGGSVVAWGGEKFGEVFGVNTQGFVDGVKSVKDTLNIDKHVDTVVQGVVDGAQSLIDSIF from the coding sequence ATGCCCGGATCGTCCGACAAAATCCAGGTTCGCTACGGTGATCTGGAGCAGATCGTCCAGACGCTTGTATCGCTGACCGACAGCACAGGTACGCTGCGCACGGGGCTGCTGCACCAGATGGATGTTCTCCAATCCGGTGGCTGGGTGGGCGGCGGCGCGCAGTCCTTCTTCAGCGAGATGGAACACCTGATGTTCACCGCGCTTGACCGCCTCGAAAATGCGCTGTCGAATGCCTCCGGCGTCATTCGCCACGCCGCTGATCTGTTCAGCGAGGCCGAACAGCAAACAGCCGCCCTGTTCCGGGGTGAAGGCGGCGGCTTCGGCCCGTCTGTTTCAGGGATCCTCCGCGAGAACACCGTCCTTCCGGGCGCGAAGTTCGAATTCATCGTCGCGCCCGGGGGTGGCGGCGGCCTGTCCGACTTCGCGAGTATCAAGGGCGGCGTGAAGTTTGCCGCCGGCCAGCTCATCAAGAACCCGACCCTCATCAGCAATCTGGCCCGCGTCTTTACCGGTGGCGGCAGCGCTGGCGCCGTCGATGACCTCGTCAGCCTCGGCCGCAAGCTGCATATTGAGCAGGGGCTGGCCCTCGGCGCGAAAGTCGTTGCCGGTGGCGCTGGCGGCCTGATCGACTTCGCCTTCCTGCCGCCCGACCAGCAGAACGCAGAATCCTTCGGGGTGCAGTTGACCAGCGGCCTGATTCAGGGTGCGGTTACCCTCAACCCCATCGGCGCCGGCGTGATGCTCGGCAATGGCGTTGTTCAGGTCGGCGGCTCGGTTGTCGCCTGGGGCGGTGAGAAATTCGGCGAAGTGTTCGGCGTCAACACCCAGGGCTTCGTCGACGGCGTCAAGTCCGTCAAGGACACCCTCAACATCGATAAACACGTCGATACGGTCGTTCAGGGGGTGGTCGACGGTGCCCAATCACTCATTGACAGCATATTCTAA
- the lspA gene encoding signal peptidase II: MRPTWRHWAVLLAIAGLILAVDQTTKQLIETRLAPGETIMPIGALSDYFRLTHSQNTGAAFGLLPQFGDVISVIAVGMSIAMLVAHGRMASDQWGKRVAMGMVIGGALGNVIDRVRVGHVIDFINYRIPGVISNVSNLADHAIVLGVIVLLILTWRTADEAAEPTSE; encoded by the coding sequence ATGCGACCCACGTGGCGCCATTGGGCCGTCCTGCTCGCGATCGCCGGGCTGATTCTGGCGGTCGACCAGACCACCAAACAACTGATCGAGACGCGACTGGCGCCGGGCGAGACGATCATGCCGATCGGAGCGCTGAGCGATTATTTCCGTCTGACCCACAGCCAGAATACGGGGGCGGCGTTCGGGCTGCTGCCGCAGTTTGGCGATGTGATCAGCGTGATCGCGGTCGGGATGTCGATCGCGATGCTGGTGGCGCACGGACGGATGGCGTCCGACCAGTGGGGCAAACGGGTGGCGATGGGGATGGTCATCGGCGGTGCGCTGGGAAACGTGATCGACCGCGTGCGCGTGGGCCACGTGATCGACTTCATCAACTACCGCATACCGGGCGTGATCTCGAACGTCTCAAACCTGGCCGATCACGCGATCGTGCTGGGCGTGATCGTGCTGCTGATTCTGACCTGGCGGACGGCGGACGAGGCGGCGGAGCCTACTTCGGAATAG
- a CDS encoding GNAT family N-acetyltransferase translates to MTSPDELRADYTDSPDIEIRPVRFTDVAAYRELYSGVGAIWNWRDRLIMPDDELRAALATADVNVLYVAGQPAGYVELVSNPDGSVEVAYFGLFPAFFGRGLGKHLLSYGLQRAWDSGANRVWVHTCNLDGPAALANYTARGFKISHVEDIPMPDRYK, encoded by the coding sequence ATGACCTCGCCGGACGAGCTTCGCGCCGATTATACTGACTCGCCCGATATCGAAATCCGCCCCGTCCGCTTCACCGATGTCGCCGCCTACCGTGAACTCTACAGCGGCGTCGGCGCCATCTGGAACTGGCGCGACCGCCTCATCATGCCCGACGACGAACTGCGTGCGGCGCTTGCGACGGCTGACGTGAACGTGCTCTATGTCGCCGGTCAGCCCGCCGGCTACGTCGAACTGGTCTCAAATCCCGATGGCAGCGTCGAGGTCGCCTATTTCGGCCTCTTTCCCGCCTTCTTCGGCCGCGGCCTCGGCAAGCATCTCCTCAGTTACGGCCTCCAGCGCGCCTGGGACAGCGGCGCCAATCGTGTCTGGGTCCACACCTGCAATCTCGACGGCCCCGCCGCCCTCGCCAACTACACTGCGCGTGGCTTCAAAATCTCCCACGTCGAGGACATCCCCATGCCCGACCGTTACAAGTAG
- a CDS encoding PD40 domain-containing protein has protein sequence MLKGIALLALVGAGIILSLSTTEAQSSLIAPNQELRYVRQAAENQMEYVGLSATDRFVYSLPQRPTCWTISPSGTYIALSSAENPSSLIVRRIKASGIILQTDWQSNWRPCSIIWLTDTALSLARSDVFNASFRYEISGGTLSPISYTPGQLPALPEFPEQLQQLAIPQFVLRSLQPNVFAYYRCIGQTFPDGYQQCPGGIAVVIYDAANQTFVGELYRPDPYLSGFDVSRERSAGWEKIAWSADGRYLAYASVPNSLINVFDLAIRDLTTNQDLDLDFPNETVEYDVALTWSPVGHKLLFWLWGRLGEGYIGDDDDILRHPIIFDADQQQFVWSENPFEFPPNYFGDPVQWSPDGLAFVFTDTTKNLIHVDALTGTATLLDSNVSTIIDWVEVEQAQPTLPPLTDVQTSTATPPGG, from the coding sequence ATGCTGAAGGGTATAGCACTTCTTGCGCTGGTGGGAGCGGGAATTATTCTCTCACTTTCGACTACGGAGGCGCAGTCGAGCCTAATTGCGCCGAATCAGGAGCTTCGCTACGTTCGCCAAGCGGCGGAGAACCAAATGGAGTACGTCGGTCTTTCTGCAACTGACCGATTCGTTTATTCGCTGCCACAACGTCCCACATGCTGGACGATTTCCCCTAGTGGTACCTATATCGCCCTGTCTTCGGCAGAGAATCCGTCTTCTCTCATCGTCCGCAGGATCAAGGCTTCCGGCATCATTCTTCAAACAGACTGGCAATCCAACTGGAGGCCTTGCTCGATCATTTGGTTGACTGACACTGCGCTTTCACTAGCCCGAAGTGATGTCTTTAATGCATCATTCAGGTACGAAATCAGCGGAGGCACCCTCAGTCCGATTAGTTATACTCCCGGACAATTGCCGGCATTGCCCGAATTCCCTGAGCAGCTTCAACAATTGGCGATACCTCAATTTGTTCTGCGATCCCTCCAGCCAAATGTCTTCGCATATTATCGCTGTATCGGGCAGACCTTCCCCGATGGATACCAGCAGTGCCCCGGCGGTATAGCAGTCGTCATTTATGATGCTGCCAACCAGACTTTCGTGGGGGAGCTATATCGGCCGGATCCCTACCTATCAGGCTTCGACGTAAGTAGAGAGCGGTCTGCAGGTTGGGAGAAAATCGCCTGGTCAGCAGACGGACGTTACTTGGCTTATGCGAGTGTCCCCAATTCATTGATTAATGTCTTCGATCTTGCGATCCGCGATTTGACGACCAATCAGGACCTCGATCTCGATTTCCCTAACGAGACCGTTGAATATGATGTGGCTCTCACGTGGTCGCCCGTCGGCCACAAGCTCTTGTTTTGGCTGTGGGGCAGGCTTGGAGAGGGCTACATCGGTGATGACGACGATATCCTCCGCCATCCAATCATTTTCGATGCCGACCAACAGCAGTTCGTCTGGTCCGAAAATCCGTTTGAATTCCCACCAAACTACTTTGGCGATCCGGTACAGTGGTCGCCGGACGGACTGGCGTTTGTCTTCACCGATACTACAAAGAACCTGATCCACGTCGATGCTCTGACTGGCACCGCCACGCTGTTGGATAGCAACGTCAGCACGATTATCGATTGGGTTGAAGTGGAACAAGCCCAGCCGACTTTGCCGCCACTTACAGATGTCCAGACGTCTACCGCGACGCCGCCTGGCGGGTAG
- a CDS encoding alpha/beta fold hydrolase, with protein MPAPSPITIPDDARKVARVRRTLRRLLRVDPKRAGRIAADIFYTVNRYPVSPKEQAVVDAAPVHTMLTTTRGKAFVLHEWPADGKRVLLTHGWEQTAGRFVAVIQALQKAGYSVAAIDAPAHGASPGQYAAMVDFMESIQAAVRHLGEVDTLIGHSLGGAATMFALACLPGVTARRAVTVGAFDRVQVIFDAWIRGMGLPEDILLPMVRHYEKTYGVWSLDYTAERFAPTLNVPALIIHDRDDEVIPYACGEKIAALWPGARFMATERLRHYLTLRNAEVVKAIVAFVGA; from the coding sequence ATGCCTGCACCCTCACCGATTACGATTCCGGACGACGCGCGCAAAGTGGCGCGAGTCCGCCGCACGCTGCGCCGACTGCTGCGAGTCGATCCAAAGCGCGCCGGACGAATCGCCGCCGATATCTTCTACACGGTCAATCGCTATCCGGTCAGCCCGAAAGAACAGGCAGTGGTCGACGCGGCGCCGGTACATACGATGCTGACGACGACGCGCGGCAAAGCATTCGTGCTGCACGAATGGCCGGCAGACGGCAAGCGCGTGCTGCTGACGCACGGCTGGGAACAGACCGCAGGGCGGTTCGTCGCGGTGATCCAGGCGCTGCAGAAGGCCGGATATTCGGTAGCGGCGATCGACGCGCCAGCACACGGGGCTTCCCCCGGACAGTATGCCGCGATGGTCGACTTTATGGAGTCGATCCAGGCGGCAGTACGGCATCTGGGCGAGGTAGACACGCTGATCGGCCATTCGCTGGGCGGGGCAGCAACGATGTTCGCGCTGGCGTGCCTGCCGGGCGTTACAGCCAGGCGGGCCGTCACGGTGGGCGCATTCGACCGCGTACAGGTGATTTTCGACGCGTGGATCCGCGGTATGGGGCTGCCGGAGGACATTCTGCTGCCGATGGTGCGCCATTACGAAAAGACGTATGGCGTGTGGTCGCTTGACTATACGGCCGAACGGTTCGCGCCGACGCTCAACGTGCCGGCGCTGATCATCCATGACCGCGACGACGAGGTGATCCCGTATGCGTGCGGCGAAAAGATCGCGGCGCTGTGGCCGGGCGCGCGCTTCATGGCGACCGAGCGGCTGCGTCATTACCTCACCCTGCGCAACGCAGAGGTTGTGAAAGCGATTGTGGCGTTCGTCGGGGCGTAA
- a CDS encoding CCA tRNA nucleotidyltransferase has translation MVRITYEEIASVMGAEAAERVHLLAQQAEQVGVRFALVGGVVRDVLLRMPTTDYDFVVDGGPLGLAAAGELAGAVKEKYGGVVKGHAVFGTATWLPPSSFTDGDALAPDHYDFASARSETYERPGALPVPAPTTLEDDLRRRDFTSNAMALMLAPQSEYGRVIDRHGGLDDIDSGELRVIHPQSFVDDPTRIFRGARLAARLGFAFADDTEGLIPRALSAIDHVSGERIRTELRLILVESSASDALMALDDYGALAAIHPALRVTDTLDSDLLAIHDEPPSDLETAAWCAWLCRLDPSEIRDISVRLAFSAALAGAVNATAALVHNPADLARKKPSAIYHRLHSLPEPAIIAAGRVLGGKYAKNVEKYLNTWRYYKTVTTGEALKQLGIPPGPRYKLILQQLLDARLDAVINSDAEEIDFLRDLIDRLPADDHA, from the coding sequence ATGGTTCGCATCACCTACGAAGAGATCGCGAGCGTGATGGGGGCGGAAGCCGCCGAGCGCGTCCACTTGCTGGCCCAGCAGGCCGAGCAGGTTGGCGTGCGCTTCGCGCTGGTTGGCGGCGTCGTGCGCGACGTTCTCTTGCGTATGCCCACCACCGATTATGATTTCGTCGTCGATGGCGGCCCCCTCGGACTTGCCGCCGCGGGGGAGCTGGCTGGCGCGGTCAAGGAAAAATACGGCGGCGTCGTCAAAGGCCATGCGGTCTTCGGGACTGCCACCTGGCTTCCGCCTAGTTCGTTTACCGACGGCGACGCCCTCGCGCCCGATCACTATGACTTTGCCTCCGCCCGCAGCGAAACCTACGAACGTCCTGGCGCGCTTCCCGTCCCGGCCCCGACCACCCTTGAGGACGATCTGCGCCGCCGCGACTTCACCTCCAATGCCATGGCTCTCATGCTCGCGCCTCAGAGTGAATATGGCCGCGTCATTGACCGTCACGGCGGGCTGGACGACATCGACTCCGGCGAATTGCGCGTCATCCACCCCCAGAGCTTTGTCGACGATCCGACCCGCATCTTCCGCGGCGCGCGGCTCGCGGCTCGCCTCGGCTTCGCCTTTGCCGATGACACCGAAGGCCTGATCCCGCGCGCTCTCTCCGCGATCGACCATGTCAGCGGTGAGCGTATCCGCACCGAACTGCGCCTGATCCTGGTCGAGTCGTCGGCCTCCGATGCCTTGATGGCGCTCGACGACTATGGCGCGCTGGCGGCCATCCATCCCGCCCTCCGCGTCACTGATACGCTTGATAGCGACCTGTTGGCCATCCATGATGAGCCACCGTCGGACCTCGAGACCGCCGCCTGGTGCGCCTGGCTCTGCCGCCTCGACCCGTCCGAAATCAGGGACATCTCCGTCCGCCTCGCCTTCAGCGCGGCGCTGGCTGGCGCGGTCAATGCCACCGCCGCCCTCGTTCACAACCCCGCCGATCTCGCGCGCAAGAAACCGAGCGCCATCTACCATCGGCTTCACAGCCTTCCCGAACCGGCGATTATCGCGGCCGGCCGCGTTTTGGGTGGCAAATATGCCAAAAACGTCGAGAAGTACCTGAATACCTGGCGGTATTACAAGACTGTAACTACCGGTGAGGCGCTCAAGCAGCTTGGCATCCCGCCCGGACCGCGTTATAAATTGATTCTTCAGCAGTTGCTCGATGCACGGCTTGATGCTGTCATTAATAGTGATGCCGAAGAAATTGACTTCTTGCGCGATCTGATCGACAGGCTTCCCGCCGATGACCATGCCTAA
- a CDS encoding GNAT family N-acetyltransferase: MTMPNPPDDGPPQIPLALSYYIRVASRSDLRKLEWYGSQSHTRPYIEQAYKAMLAGRRIMIVADLNDFPVGQIYVQYDSKNKQHADGATRGYIYAFRVMDHLQRCGIGTQLLKSAERVLIERGYKLATLQVSKRNENARRLYQKNGYRVFNEDPGHWYYVDREGEQRELNDPTWVMEKRLVR, encoded by the coding sequence ATGACCATGCCTAATCCACCGGATGATGGTCCGCCGCAAATTCCGCTGGCGCTCTCCTATTACATCCGTGTCGCCTCGCGCTCAGACCTTCGCAAGCTCGAATGGTACGGGTCGCAGTCGCATACCCGCCCGTATATCGAACAGGCTTACAAAGCCATGTTGGCCGGCCGCCGCATCATGATCGTCGCCGACCTCAACGATTTTCCGGTCGGCCAGATCTATGTCCAGTACGACAGCAAGAACAAGCAGCATGCCGACGGCGCCACCCGCGGCTACATCTATGCCTTCCGCGTCATGGATCACCTTCAGCGCTGCGGCATCGGCACCCAGCTCCTCAAGTCCGCCGAGCGCGTGCTGATCGAACGCGGCTATAAACTAGCCACGCTCCAGGTCAGCAAACGTAATGAAAACGCCCGCCGTTTGTATCAGAAAAACGGATATCGAGTCTTTAATGAAGATCCCGGACATTGGTACTACGTGGATCGCGAAGGTGAGCAGCGTGAGCTGAACGATCCGACCTGGGTCATGGAAAAGCGTCTTGTGCGTTAA
- a CDS encoding cupin domain-containing protein — translation MRTSTRSVVIRRWTNSQAPSASAITRMMETEGMRPFKWENPPNRTFTIRSHGYDKVVWVVEGALELILPDENLRYVLRAGDRADVPAGARHGVNVGRSGVVCLECATGERLARR, via the coding sequence ATGAGAACATCAACCCGCAGCGTAGTTATCCGGCGCTGGACCAACTCACAGGCGCCATCGGCCTCAGCGATCACCCGTATGATGGAAACTGAGGGGATGCGCCCGTTCAAATGGGAAAACCCCCCCAATCGCACCTTTACCATCCGCAGCCATGGCTACGACAAAGTGGTCTGGGTCGTTGAAGGCGCGCTTGAACTGATCCTCCCGGACGAGAACCTCCGCTACGTCCTGCGTGCTGGTGACCGCGCCGATGTGCCAGCAGGCGCCCGTCATGGTGTCAACGTCGGTCGTTCCGGCGTCGTCTGCCTTGAGTGTGCTACCGGCGAACGGCTCGCCCGCCGCTAG
- the sat gene encoding sulfate adenylyltransferase, translating to MTDTAPRTVRQIAPHGGTLINRLVTGAAAQPYLDRAAAAPKVVLGEVARSDLELIAIGVASPNTGFMDSKTYKSVVHNMHLPNGLPWTIPLTLPVDAATAATLTEGKDVALTDESGRVIGLLELTEKFTYDKEVEAQNVYRTTDGAHPGVARVYAYGEYYLAGDVWMLVEPTPDYPDIYMTPAQTRALFAERGWRRIVAFQTRNPVHRAHEYLMKCALELCDGLMLHPLVGATKSDDIPAPVRVKAYKVLLEHYFPTARTVLNSFPAAMRYAGPREAIFHAICRKNYGITHFIVGRDHAGVGKYYGTYDAQLLFEEFDPALIGITPLMFENAFYSKAQGQIVTAKTALHGPEDWLSLSGTQVRDMLRAGQPLPVEFTRPEVGAVLIEGLKES from the coding sequence ATGACCGACACCGCACCCCGCACCGTGCGCCAGATCGCGCCGCACGGCGGCACACTGATCAACCGGCTCGTGACCGGCGCAGCCGCACAGCCTTACCTCGACCGCGCCGCAGCCGCACCGAAAGTCGTGCTCGGCGAAGTCGCGCGCAGCGACCTCGAACTGATTGCTATTGGCGTCGCCAGCCCCAACACCGGCTTCATGGACAGCAAGACCTACAAGTCAGTTGTCCACAACATGCACCTGCCGAACGGCCTCCCGTGGACCATTCCGCTGACGCTGCCAGTAGACGCCGCGACCGCCGCGACGCTGACCGAGGGTAAGGATGTCGCGCTGACGGACGAGTCGGGGCGCGTTATCGGCCTGCTCGAACTGACCGAGAAGTTCACCTACGACAAAGAAGTCGAAGCGCAGAACGTCTATAGAACCACCGACGGCGCGCACCCAGGCGTCGCTCGCGTGTATGCCTACGGCGAGTATTATCTGGCCGGGGACGTCTGGATGCTGGTCGAACCCACGCCGGACTATCCCGACATCTATATGACCCCGGCCCAGACCCGCGCCCTGTTCGCGGAGCGCGGCTGGCGGCGCATCGTCGCGTTCCAGACCCGCAACCCGGTCCACCGCGCCCACGAGTACCTGATGAAGTGCGCGCTGGAACTGTGCGACGGCCTGATGCTGCACCCGCTGGTCGGCGCGACCAAGAGCGACGACATCCCGGCACCGGTACGGGTCAAGGCCTACAAGGTGCTGCTGGAGCATTACTTCCCAACGGCGCGCACGGTGCTCAACAGCTTTCCGGCGGCGATGCGTTACGCCGGCCCGCGCGAGGCGATCTTCCACGCGATCTGCCGCAAGAACTACGGCATCACGCACTTCATCGTCGGGCGCGACCATGCCGGCGTGGGCAAATACTACGGCACATACGATGCCCAACTGCTGTTCGAGGAATTCGATCCGGCGCTGATCGGCATTACGCCGCTGATGTTCGAGAACGCCTTCTACAGCAAGGCGCAGGGCCAGATTGTCACGGCAAAGACGGCGCTGCACGGCCCAGAGGACTGGCTGTCGCTGAGCGGCACGCAGGTCCGCGACATGCTGCGCGCCGGACAGCCGCTGCCTGTCGAGTTCACCCGCCCGGAAGTCGGCGCGGTGCTGATCGAGGGGTTAAAAGAGAGCTAG
- a CDS encoding class I SAM-dependent methyltransferase, with translation MIARIWRCTVTRDNLPRYLEYFKSSVLPAVTQIAGFSDVSILEHERPGYTELTLISHWASMDAISQFAGSNPETAVVAPAAQALLRTYDATVTHHTVLWTAQSTSVPADMQPTARFSVRVPYYHTYRPRYPKAVIDTLASYGLTPDSIVADIGAGTGISSEMFLEHGCTVYAVEPNAEMRAACEHIYGERPNFRVVDGTAEATTLADHSIDWITAGQAFHWFDHTAARTEFARILRHGGGIALFWNDRAENVSDFVNEYNTIMRVYDIEQGSTPRAQNLIVEEDQIAGFFAPAGYERIEVANPIDYDFDTLKGRAVSSSYAPLPGHARHDEMVAALRAVYDRHQVNGRVRMDYITQIYVGHPNL, from the coding sequence ATGATCGCACGGATCTGGCGCTGTACCGTCACGCGGGACAACCTGCCGCGCTACCTCGAATACTTCAAGTCATCGGTGCTGCCTGCCGTCACGCAGATTGCCGGTTTTAGCGATGTCAGCATCCTGGAGCATGAGCGGCCGGGGTATACCGAACTGACCCTGATCTCGCACTGGGCGTCGATGGATGCGATCAGCCAGTTCGCCGGCAGCAATCCCGAGACGGCGGTTGTCGCGCCGGCGGCGCAGGCCCTGCTCCGCACCTATGACGCAACTGTCACACACCATACCGTCCTCTGGACCGCGCAATCTACGTCCGTCCCTGCGGATATGCAGCCGACGGCGCGCTTTTCCGTCCGCGTGCCGTACTATCACACCTATCGCCCGCGCTATCCGAAGGCAGTCATCGACACACTGGCCAGCTATGGACTGACACCCGACTCGATCGTCGCCGACATTGGCGCCGGGACCGGCATCTCGTCTGAGATGTTCCTTGAGCACGGCTGTACCGTCTACGCCGTCGAACCGAATGCCGAGATGCGCGCTGCCTGCGAACACATCTATGGTGAACGCCCGAACTTCCGCGTTGTCGACGGCACCGCCGAGGCAACCACGCTGGCCGATCACAGTATTGACTGGATCACGGCCGGCCAGGCGTTCCACTGGTTTGACCATACCGCCGCCAGGACAGAGTTTGCGCGTATCCTGCGACACGGTGGCGGCATCGCCCTGTTCTGGAACGACCGCGCGGAAAACGTCTCTGACTTCGTGAACGAGTACAACACCATCATGCGCGTCTATGATATCGAACAGGGAAGTACGCCGCGTGCCCAGAACCTGATCGTCGAAGAAGACCAGATCGCCGGGTTCTTCGCCCCTGCTGGCTATGAGCGTATCGAAGTCGCGAACCCGATCGACTATGACTTCGACACGCTGAAGGGGCGGGCGGTCTCGTCCTCCTATGCACCACTTCCCGGCCACGCGCGCCACGACGAGATGGTTGCCGCGCTGCGTGCGGTGTACGACCGCCATCAGGTTAACGGACGCGTCCGGATGGATTACATCACCCAAATCTACGTAGGACATCCCAACCTATGA
- a CDS encoding tRNA-binding protein, with protein sequence MTQIEYPDFEKVVMAVGTVLSAETNPKARKPAYVLSIDFGAQYGIRTSSAQLTQNYTADALVGMQVVAVMNFPVRRIAGVESQVLVLGAMHDTQGVVLLTPTLRVEDGTRIG encoded by the coding sequence ATGACCCAGATCGAGTATCCGGACTTTGAAAAGGTCGTGATGGCGGTCGGGACGGTCCTCAGCGCAGAGACCAACCCGAAAGCCCGGAAACCCGCTTATGTACTGAGCATTGACTTCGGCGCGCAGTACGGTATCAGGACCAGCTCTGCTCAACTGACCCAGAACTATACGGCCGATGCGCTGGTAGGCATGCAGGTCGTGGCGGTCATGAACTTCCCGGTCAGACGGATCGCAGGGGTCGAGTCGCAGGTGCTGGTGCTTGGCGCCATGCACGACACACAGGGCGTCGTGCTGCTTACGCCGACGCTGCGGGTTGAGGATGGCACCCGGATTGGATAG